The following nucleotide sequence is from Streptomyces pactum.
TCTCGGTGCGCCGGGTGCGGGCGGGCGCCGCCGGCCGCCGGGGCGCGGGAGCCGCCCCGGTCCGCCGTGCGGGCCTCAGCCCAGCAGATGGGTCTTGCGCCACAGTGCCATACCGGGGGCGCCGACCAGGCCGGCGTCGTCGAGGAAGGACATGATGCGCTCGCCGGCGAAGCGCAGGGTCTCCCGGTAGTGCGGGTTGGCGTGGGCGGTGCGCCAGGCCTCCCTGGGGTCCAGGCCGACCGCGGCGTAGGCCCGCGGGTGGAGCAGGCTTCGGCAGATGAAGAAGGACACCGTGGCCAGCAGCAGCCGCTGGTAGCGGAGTTCGGTGCGGCCCATGCCGGCCATGCCGCGGACGACCTCCTCCCGGGCGAAGGTGACGTGCCGGGCCTCTTCGAGGATGTGTATGCGGTTGACCATGCGCATCAGCGGCTGGACGGACTCGTCGTTGGCCATCTCGCGCTGGAGCCGGTCCAGGATCTCCTCGGCGACCAGGATGGACCCGAACATCGCCGGTCCGTAGGCGATGGTGGGCAGGATCTTGGCGAGCTGGTGGACGTGGGGCGGCGGTCCGTACGCCGGGCAGTCCATCCGCTCCACCATCCTGGCGAACATCACCACATGGCGGCACTCCTCGGCGACCTCGGTCAGCGCGTACTGGATGTGGCGGCTGGTGGGGTCGCCGTTGTAGGCGGCCTTGATGAGCATCCGCATCAGCAGGATCTCGAACCACAGGCCCACGCTGGCGATGGTGGCGGCCTCGTGCTTGCCCAGCTCCAGCCGCTGCTCCTCGCTCATCCGCTCCCACAGCGGGGTGCCGTACAGGGAGACCCGCTCGGGCAGCAGGTAGCACTTGCCGTCCAGCAGCGGGGCCTCCCAGTCGATGTCCACGTCCGGGTCGTAGAACTTCTTCGCCGACGACATCAGCAACCGCGCGGCGGTCTTCTCCCTGTCGCCGACCTTGGTCTCGGACAGCCCACGGGCCATGACGGCTCACTCCTTCGGCCACACCATTACCTGTTACCTAGGGGTAACAGTTACTGCCGGTAGCATGTAACCTGACGTGGTGGGAGTCAAGAGCGGAGGACCCGGCCGGGTGCCGGACGGACGCAGCAGCCGCTGGACCGCTCACCGCGCGGCCCGCCGCGAGGAGTTCGTCGATGCCGCGCTGCGCGCCCTGGCCGTGCACGGCCCCGATCTGCACATCGGGCACGTGGCCGAGCAGGCCGGGGTGAGCAAGCCGGTGCTGTACCGCCAGTTCGCCGACAAGGCCGACCTGCTCGCGGCGCTCCAGGAACGGGGGGTCGCGATGCTGGTGGTGCGGGTGGCGCCGGCGCTCGACGACGGGCTGCCGCCGCTGGAGCGGGTGCGGGGGGCGATCGACGGGTTCTTCTCGCTGCTGGAGGAGCACCCCAACCTGTACCGGCTGGCCGCCCGTACGGTCCCGGCCGGACCGGGCGGCGGGGGCAGCGGGGTCCGTACCGGCAAGGCCCTGACGGCGGCCGAGCTGACCCGGGTCTTCGACGAGGCGCTGCACCACCTGGGCCTGGACACCCGCGGCGCCGAGCCGTGGGCGCACGCGGTGGTCGGCATGGTGCACAACACCGCCGAGTGGTGGCTGGAGAAGCGGCCGATGAACCGCCAGGAGATCGTGGACCGCCTCACCGAGATGGTCTGGGCCGCCATCGACGGTTTCCTGCGCGGCTACGGGATCGAGCTGGACCCGAAGTCCCCGATCGGCCCGGACCAGATGATGGCCGCCGCCCGCCGGCACCCCCGGTGGCCGGCCGCCGCGGCGAGCGACGAGGAGTTGTGACGATGTCCATGTCCCCCACCCCCCTGCCGGCCCCGCACG
It contains:
- a CDS encoding AurF N-oxygenase family protein, translated to MARGLSETKVGDREKTAARLLMSSAKKFYDPDVDIDWEAPLLDGKCYLLPERVSLYGTPLWERMSEEQRLELGKHEAATIASVGLWFEILLMRMLIKAAYNGDPTSRHIQYALTEVAEECRHVVMFARMVERMDCPAYGPPPHVHQLAKILPTIAYGPAMFGSILVAEEILDRLQREMANDESVQPLMRMVNRIHILEEARHVTFAREEVVRGMAGMGRTELRYQRLLLATVSFFICRSLLHPRAYAAVGLDPREAWRTAHANPHYRETLRFAGERIMSFLDDAGLVGAPGMALWRKTHLLG
- a CDS encoding TetR/AcrR family transcriptional regulator, with translation MGVKSGGPGRVPDGRSSRWTAHRAARREEFVDAALRALAVHGPDLHIGHVAEQAGVSKPVLYRQFADKADLLAALQERGVAMLVVRVAPALDDGLPPLERVRGAIDGFFSLLEEHPNLYRLAARTVPAGPGGGGSGVRTGKALTAAELTRVFDEALHHLGLDTRGAEPWAHAVVGMVHNTAEWWLEKRPMNRQEIVDRLTEMVWAAIDGFLRGYGIELDPKSPIGPDQMMAAARRHPRWPAAAASDEEL